A single region of the Oleispira antarctica RB-8 genome encodes:
- a CDS encoding Two component transcriptional regulator, winged helix family precursor, translated as MRILLVEDNRDIAASVSEYLEMKGMVCDFAYDGLTGLNQAVLHEYDLYILDVSMPGISGLQLCRTLREDKQDTRPIIFLTARDTLQDKLAGFDSGADDYLVKPFELQELYVRIQAIAKRYQGQNKRMLTLGDLAVNIDTEEVVRDNSVISLTPNNYKMLLLLIKNSPNVVTRQQLEYELWGDASPDSDSLRSHIYKLRQKIDKPFAVQLIHTVQGRGLRMAIV; from the coding sequence ATGCGTATTTTATTGGTTGAAGATAATAGAGACATTGCTGCATCCGTTTCAGAATATCTGGAAATGAAAGGAATGGTATGTGATTTCGCCTATGACGGACTGACAGGTCTCAATCAGGCGGTATTGCATGAATATGATTTATATATTCTAGATGTATCCATGCCAGGAATATCTGGGTTGCAGTTATGCAGAACATTGCGAGAAGACAAGCAAGACACTCGCCCAATTATTTTCTTAACAGCGCGTGATACTTTACAAGATAAATTAGCGGGCTTTGATTCGGGAGCTGATGATTACTTAGTAAAGCCTTTTGAATTGCAAGAGCTGTATGTTCGTATTCAGGCCATCGCTAAACGGTATCAAGGGCAGAACAAACGAATGTTAACTTTGGGTGACTTGGCCGTTAATATAGATACAGAAGAAGTTGTACGAGATAATAGCGTTATTTCGCTTACGCCTAATAATTATAAAATGTTACTTTTACTCATTAAAAACTCTCCAAATGTCGTCACACGCCAACAATTAGAATATGAACTTTGGGGAGATGCTAGCCCCGATAGTGATTCACTACGAAGCCATATCTATAAGCTTCGGCAGAAAATCGATAAACCTTTCGCGGTACAGTTAATTCATACTGTTCAAGGTCGTGGTTTAAGGATGGCCATCGTATGA